The following are encoded together in the Pseudodesulfovibrio indicus genome:
- a CDS encoding host-nuclease inhibitor Gam family protein: MARTKPNTLVITTANQAEEAMLSLARLTRKIKAIELDAQENIDTIKTNAVNEMEPLKATIKELGDAVCTYATLNKDQLFKGRKSLETPYGVFGWRKATKLLTIAKMNLSDVLERLRELNIMEAIKTKESVDKTVMRDWTDAKLQSVGMRRVVSDEFFLEPNDENVGGES; encoded by the coding sequence ATGGCTAGAACCAAACCCAACACCCTGGTCATCACCACGGCCAACCAGGCAGAGGAGGCCATGCTCTCGCTGGCCCGACTGACCCGGAAAATCAAGGCGATCGAACTGGACGCCCAGGAGAACATCGACACCATCAAGACCAACGCGGTGAACGAAATGGAGCCGCTCAAGGCCACCATCAAGGAGCTGGGCGACGCCGTGTGCACCTATGCGACCCTGAACAAGGATCAGTTGTTCAAGGGGCGCAAGAGCCTGGAAACGCCGTATGGCGTATTCGGCTGGCGCAAGGCTACCAAGCTGCTCACCATTGCGAAGATGAACCTGTCCGATGTCCTGGAGCGACTCCGCGAGCTGAATATCATGGAAGCCATCAAGACGAAAGAGTCCGTGGACAAGACCGTCATGCGGGACTGGACCGACGCCAAGCTGCAATCCGTTGGCATGCGCCGGGTAGTCTCGGACGAGTTCTTCCTGGAGCCGAACGACGAGAACGTCGGGGGTGAGTCATGA
- a CDS encoding AAA family ATPase — translation MSLLKYLMKEVGLSQRALARGLALSPATVNEIVNRDNWPKSLDRKELQSNIRKQLRDAGVGSNRVSALFRSPSTRKSKPAAAVATTQEETPMLLARQELFPETKRHFGLVRNPFGEVTGPEEVFLSADIRYVREAMFLTARKGGFIAVIGESGSGKSTLRKELVDRINREKQAVHIIEPYVLAMEDNDKTGKTLKAQHLAEAVLATVAPSEALKSSPEARFRQLHRVLRDSANAGASHCLIIEEAHGLPITTLKHLKRFLELEDGFRKLLSIILLGQPELKHKLSESNAQVREVVQRCEKIELRPMNGSLPEYIKFRFARVEADAEKIITADAIEALRSNLTGATSRSGVNDSVSLVYPLAVGNLVVAAMNLAANVGSPQVTPEIVNQV, via the coding sequence ATGAGCCTGCTGAAATATTTGATGAAGGAGGTTGGCCTCTCGCAGCGCGCTCTGGCCCGAGGATTGGCCCTCAGCCCGGCCACGGTCAACGAGATCGTCAACCGCGACAACTGGCCCAAGAGCCTGGACCGCAAGGAACTCCAGTCGAACATCCGCAAGCAACTGCGGGATGCCGGAGTCGGCAGCAACCGGGTCTCGGCCCTGTTCCGCTCCCCGTCCACGCGCAAAAGCAAACCGGCGGCTGCCGTCGCCACAACCCAGGAGGAGACCCCTATGTTGTTAGCCAGACAGGAACTGTTCCCGGAGACCAAGCGTCATTTCGGATTGGTCCGCAACCCGTTCGGTGAGGTCACCGGCCCCGAGGAAGTGTTCCTCTCGGCAGACATCCGGTATGTCCGCGAGGCCATGTTCCTCACCGCCCGTAAGGGTGGATTCATTGCCGTTATCGGCGAGTCCGGGTCCGGCAAGTCCACGCTGCGCAAGGAGCTGGTGGACCGCATCAACCGCGAGAAGCAAGCCGTCCACATCATCGAACCGTATGTCCTGGCCATGGAGGACAACGACAAGACCGGCAAGACGCTCAAGGCGCAACATCTGGCAGAGGCGGTCCTGGCCACCGTGGCCCCGTCCGAGGCGCTCAAGTCTTCGCCCGAGGCCCGGTTCCGCCAACTGCACCGCGTCCTGCGCGACTCCGCCAACGCCGGGGCCTCCCATTGCCTGATCATTGAGGAGGCGCACGGGTTGCCCATCACCACGCTCAAGCACCTCAAGAGGTTCCTGGAGCTGGAGGACGGCTTCCGCAAGCTCCTGTCCATCATCCTGCTCGGCCAGCCCGAACTGAAGCACAAGCTGTCGGAAAGCAACGCCCAGGTCCGCGAGGTGGTCCAGCGCTGCGAGAAGATAGAACTGCGCCCCATGAACGGTTCCTTGCCCGAGTACATCAAGTTCCGCTTTGCCCGCGTCGAGGCCGACGCGGAAAAGATCATCACCGCCGACGCCATCGAGGCGCTGCGCTCCAATCTGACCGGCGCTACCAGCCGCTCGGGCGTCAACGACTCGGTGTCCCTGGTCTATCCCCTGGCCGTGGGCAACCTTGTGGTGGCCGCCATGAACCTGGCCGCCAACGTGGGCTCCCCGCAGGTCACCCCCGAAATCGTTAACCAAGTTTAG